Proteins from one Listeria innocua genomic window:
- the opp3b gene encoding oligopeptide ABC transporter permease, whose translation MVKYTLKRVLYMLITLFIIASVTFVLMKFLPGTPYRNQEKLSDEQIHMMNEKYGLNDSIPVQYLNYMTGLVKGDLGVSFQLDNRPVSEILGALIGPSVQLALEAMVFGVIFGILLGVVAAMYQNRWPDYTSTFIAILGKSVPSFVFATVLQYWLGAKLQIFPVAGWGSFADTILPAFALAMFPLATAARFMRTELIDVFASDYVLLAKAKGNSRTEVAVKHAIRNALIPLITVLGPLSVALMTGSLVIENIYSIPGIGSQFVSSIQMNDYPVIMGTTLLFAAMLVFVILVVDILYGLIDPRIRVSGGRK comes from the coding sequence ATGGTTAAATATACGTTAAAAAGAGTATTATATATGCTTATAACGTTATTCATCATTGCTTCGGTTACGTTTGTTCTTATGAAATTCTTGCCTGGTACGCCTTACCGTAATCAGGAGAAACTATCTGACGAACAAATTCACATGATGAATGAAAAATATGGACTAAATGATTCAATTCCAGTCCAATACTTAAATTATATGACAGGTTTGGTAAAAGGAGATCTTGGTGTTTCCTTCCAACTTGATAATAGACCAGTGTCTGAGATTTTAGGTGCACTGATTGGTCCATCTGTCCAATTAGCACTTGAGGCAATGGTTTTTGGTGTTATCTTTGGTATTTTACTTGGGGTCGTAGCGGCCATGTATCAAAATAGGTGGCCGGATTATACGAGTACATTTATAGCAATACTAGGTAAATCAGTTCCATCATTTGTATTTGCGACTGTGTTGCAATACTGGTTAGGAGCTAAATTACAAATTTTCCCAGTGGCAGGATGGGGTTCGTTTGCAGATACAATTTTGCCAGCGTTCGCACTTGCTATGTTCCCGCTTGCAACAGCAGCTCGTTTTATGAGAACAGAATTAATCGATGTATTTGCATCTGATTATGTTCTACTTGCAAAAGCAAAAGGGAATAGCAGAACTGAAGTAGCAGTAAAACATGCGATTCGTAATGCACTTATTCCTTTAATTACTGTTTTAGGACCATTATCGGTTGCACTGATGACTGGTTCCCTTGTTATTGAAAACATTTATAGTATCCCAGGTATCGGAAGTCAGTTCGTTTCTTCTATTCAAATGAATGACTATCCAGTAATTATGGGAACTACATTATTATTTGCTGCTATGCTTGTATTTGTTATCTTGGTAGTAGATATTCTTTACGGATTGATTGATCCACGAATCCGTGTGTCTGGAGGTAGAAAATAA